In the genome of Actinomadura graeca, one region contains:
- a CDS encoding CGNR zinc finger domain-containing protein, translated as MHLNPYGEDAVNLAADLANRRPGDAAELADRCRTAGLVLERPVTPGDLELTLAVLDAWEKVVDAGDDQERAGLLNRMLAAASAYPRLTDHTGGGWHLHYRGDRQPLGPVLSSLISVGTALHLAGRGMHRLRRCAVDECTMIFADTTRTGRQRYCSHPCANRDAVRRHRARTRDTGRAARSRALPADSGHQQQP; from the coding sequence ATGCACCTCAACCCTTACGGCGAGGACGCCGTGAACCTCGCCGCGGACCTGGCCAACCGGCGGCCGGGGGACGCCGCGGAGCTCGCGGACCGGTGCCGCACCGCCGGGCTCGTCCTGGAGCGCCCGGTCACGCCGGGCGACCTGGAGCTGACCCTGGCCGTCCTCGACGCGTGGGAGAAGGTCGTCGACGCCGGGGACGATCAGGAGCGGGCCGGGCTGCTCAACCGGATGCTGGCGGCGGCGTCGGCCTATCCGCGGCTGACCGACCACACGGGCGGCGGCTGGCATCTGCACTACCGCGGCGACCGGCAGCCGCTCGGCCCGGTGCTGTCCTCCCTCATCTCCGTGGGCACGGCGCTGCACCTGGCCGGACGGGGCATGCACCGGCTCCGGCGCTGCGCCGTGGACGAGTGCACCATGATCTTCGCCGACACCACGCGGACGGGACGGCAGCGCTACTGCTCCCATCCGTGCGCCAACCGCGACGCGGTGCGCCGGCACCGCGCGCGCACCAGGGACACCGGTCGCGCCGCGCGGTCACGGGCACTCCCCGCCGACTCCGGTCACCAGCAGCAGCCCTGA
- a CDS encoding GNAT family N-acetyltransferase yields MTHHTRVRQAVEDDVPELVRLRALLFETLGGDFFNPSSAGDDWRAALAVVLKEKLAADDARILVVDGDDGLAACGIGTIEQWFPGPHSRNGRVGHVIGVVTDPAYRRRGHSRAIMRSLLDWFRAGGAARVDLYASHGGEPLYRELGFFDHPDPALCWRP; encoded by the coding sequence ATGACGCACCACACCCGAGTACGACAGGCCGTGGAGGACGACGTCCCGGAGCTCGTGCGCCTGCGCGCACTGCTGTTCGAGACCCTCGGCGGCGACTTCTTCAACCCCTCGTCGGCGGGCGACGACTGGCGGGCCGCGCTCGCCGTCGTCCTGAAGGAGAAGCTGGCGGCCGACGACGCGCGCATCCTCGTGGTGGACGGCGACGACGGCCTGGCCGCCTGCGGCATCGGCACCATCGAGCAGTGGTTCCCCGGCCCGCACTCGCGCAACGGGCGGGTCGGGCACGTGATCGGGGTCGTGACCGATCCGGCGTACCGGCGGCGCGGTCACAGCCGCGCGATCATGCGGAGCCTGCTCGACTGGTTCCGCGCCGGCGGAGCCGCCCGGGTCGACCTGTACGCCTCGCACGGGGGAGAACCGCTCTACCGGGAACTCGGCTTCTTCGACCATCCCGACCCGGCGCTCTGCTGGCGCCCATGA
- a CDS encoding MFS transporter, translating into MTDVRPHRAGGRAPSGGPHRADRYRWTILGAATFTQAASGFFVQGIGAMGIHLQRGLDLSTAQLGFLLSATQIVPLAGLLVAGELLDRYSERWVVGTGTFVVALSLGLGSLAPGYVPLLGVLLIVGAGYSTVQPGGSKSVASWFAGSQRGLAMGIRQAGVPLGGVLAAALLPLLAASAGWRATFVAGGAAALLGAAVFLCLHRPPPSASDLPAGAGDDARAGERLASGLRTLREPAIVKIVLSGTALVSVHCGINVLTVLHLHETASLGAGAAALVLVAAQGAGVAGRICLAAWSDRSRFGRHGTVMTCMVATTAGTAALTTPLGHAPAAACPLFLWLGFFGIGWYGPWVAHVAESAPPGRTGSVLGLVMAVTQVAIVLVPPVLGLLRDVTHGFAPAWALLSVMTVAALALTARGTRPPARRRQGVPAR; encoded by the coding sequence ATGACGGACGTCCGGCCGCACCGGGCGGGAGGCCGCGCGCCGTCCGGCGGACCCCACCGCGCGGACCGGTACCGGTGGACGATCCTCGGCGCCGCCACCTTCACCCAGGCCGCGTCCGGCTTCTTCGTGCAGGGCATCGGGGCGATGGGCATCCACCTGCAACGCGGCCTGGACCTGAGCACGGCCCAGCTCGGCTTCCTGCTCTCGGCGACGCAGATCGTCCCTTTGGCCGGGCTGCTGGTGGCCGGGGAACTCCTCGACCGCTACAGCGAACGGTGGGTCGTCGGCACGGGCACCTTCGTGGTCGCCCTGAGCCTGGGGCTGGGAAGCCTCGCCCCCGGGTATGTGCCGCTGCTCGGCGTCCTGCTGATCGTCGGCGCGGGATACAGCACCGTCCAGCCGGGTGGGAGCAAATCGGTGGCGTCCTGGTTCGCCGGCTCACAGCGGGGGCTGGCGATGGGCATCCGCCAGGCGGGCGTGCCGCTGGGCGGTGTCCTCGCCGCGGCCCTTCTGCCCCTCCTCGCGGCGTCCGCCGGGTGGAGGGCGACGTTCGTGGCCGGAGGCGCCGCCGCCCTCCTCGGCGCGGCCGTCTTCCTCTGCCTCCATCGCCCGCCGCCCTCCGCAAGCGATCTCCCGGCGGGCGCCGGTGACGACGCGCGGGCAGGGGAGCGGCTCGCCTCCGGCCTGCGAACGCTCCGTGAACCGGCCATCGTGAAGATCGTGCTGTCGGGGACCGCCCTCGTCTCGGTGCACTGCGGCATCAACGTCCTGACCGTGCTGCACCTCCACGAGACGGCTTCGCTCGGGGCGGGCGCCGCGGCCCTCGTGCTCGTGGCGGCCCAGGGCGCGGGTGTCGCGGGACGGATCTGCCTGGCGGCCTGGAGCGACCGCAGCAGGTTCGGACGCCACGGCACCGTCATGACCTGCATGGTCGCGACGACCGCGGGGACGGCCGCGCTGACGACGCCCCTCGGGCACGCGCCTGCGGCGGCCTGCCCGCTGTTCCTCTGGCTCGGCTTCTTCGGGATCGGCTGGTACGGCCCATGGGTCGCGCACGTCGCCGAATCGGCGCCGCCGGGCAGAACGGGCTCCGTTCTCGGCCTGGTCATGGCCGTCACCCAGGTCGCCATCGTCCTGGTGCCGCCGGTGCTCGGCCTGCTCCGGGACGTCACCCACGGCTTCGCCCCGGCCTGGGCCCTCCTGTCGGTGATGACCGTCGCCGCGCTGGCGCTCACGGCGCGCGGCACGAGGCCCCCGGCGCGGCGCCGGCAGGGCGTCCCCGCCCGCTGA
- a CDS encoding glycosyl hydrolase family 18 protein, whose translation MILTGCTALLLMLGLSMAVTAPTGATTAPSSAADCRPDGLYQTPGVTPPYCSVYDNDGREKMGTGHPRRSIGYFTGWRDGKNNTPRYLASDIPWEKLTHINYAFAHIDGQNKVSVGGDSPGNPAIGMEWPNVKGAEMDPAYKYKGHFNLLNKFKKQHPNVKSLISIGGWAESGGYIDDSGKRVASGGFYTMTDNQSTINTFADSVVSFLRQYGFDGADIDYEYATSMKFAGHPDDFTFSNARRAKLMAGYVSLMKTLREKLDAASAADGKYYMLTAAVSASGWILRGHDSYQVVPYLDYANIMTYDLHGSWNHFVGPNAALFDDGKDNEQVDGAVYSTYGMGYLNTDWAYHYFRGAMQAGRINIGLPFYTRGWQGVTGGTNGLWGKAALPDQKQCPPGTGGNVGSTTPCGNGAIGLDNLWHDLDDKGKEMASGSNPMWHAKNLEKGLPGSYIGAYGLDPEKDPDDRLTGTYTRQYDNTMASPWLWNSTKKVFLSTEDDQSVAAKLKWVVDKGIGGVMFWELAGDYAWDPARNDGKGEYFIGNTLTTLIDDKLKTAAPYQNLKSDHTMPTDVLNVKLDLVNFPVGDNNYPITPKLRITNNSGQTIPGGAVFKFDYGTSAPATMTQQSGWTLSVQAGHSGSNVGGLKGDFQRGTLTVPNSSSIPNGGTATVALSYQLPIVTPSNFILTFGGKSYALTQDSPRTPSAGGARR comes from the coding sequence ATGATCCTCACTGGATGTACCGCGCTCCTCCTGATGCTCGGCCTCTCCATGGCCGTGACCGCCCCCACGGGGGCCACGACGGCCCCGTCCAGCGCCGCCGACTGCCGCCCCGACGGGCTCTACCAGACGCCGGGCGTCACGCCGCCCTACTGCTCGGTCTACGACAACGACGGCCGGGAGAAGATGGGCACCGGCCACCCGCGCCGCTCCATCGGCTACTTCACCGGATGGCGGGACGGGAAGAACAACACCCCGCGCTACCTCGCCAGCGACATCCCGTGGGAGAAGCTGACCCACATCAACTACGCGTTCGCGCACATCGACGGCCAGAACAAGGTCTCGGTCGGCGGCGACTCTCCCGGCAACCCGGCGATCGGGATGGAGTGGCCGAACGTCAAGGGCGCGGAGATGGACCCGGCCTATAAGTACAAGGGCCACTTCAACCTGCTCAACAAGTTCAAGAAGCAGCACCCGAACGTCAAGTCGCTGATCTCGATCGGCGGCTGGGCGGAGTCCGGCGGCTACATCGACGACAGCGGCAAGCGCGTCGCCTCCGGCGGCTTCTACACGATGACCGACAACCAGTCGACCATCAACACCTTCGCCGACTCGGTCGTCTCGTTCCTCCGCCAGTACGGGTTCGACGGCGCGGACATCGACTACGAGTACGCCACCTCGATGAAGTTCGCCGGGCACCCCGACGACTTCACGTTCTCGAACGCGCGGCGCGCCAAGCTGATGGCCGGTTACGTGTCGCTGATGAAGACCCTGCGCGAGAAGCTGGACGCCGCGAGCGCCGCCGACGGCAAGTACTACATGCTGACCGCGGCCGTCTCGGCGTCCGGCTGGATCCTGCGCGGGCACGACAGCTACCAGGTCGTCCCGTACCTGGACTACGCCAACATCATGACCTACGACCTGCACGGTTCCTGGAACCACTTCGTCGGCCCCAATGCCGCGCTCTTCGACGACGGCAAGGACAACGAGCAGGTCGACGGTGCCGTCTACAGCACCTACGGAATGGGATATCTGAACACCGACTGGGCGTACCACTACTTCCGTGGCGCGATGCAGGCCGGTCGCATCAATATCGGCCTGCCCTTCTACACCCGCGGATGGCAGGGCGTCACCGGCGGCACGAACGGGCTGTGGGGCAAGGCCGCGCTGCCCGACCAGAAGCAGTGCCCCCCGGGGACGGGCGGCAACGTGGGCTCCACGACGCCGTGCGGCAACGGGGCGATCGGCCTCGACAACCTGTGGCACGACCTGGACGACAAGGGCAAGGAAATGGCGTCGGGCAGCAACCCGATGTGGCACGCCAAGAACCTTGAGAAGGGCCTCCCCGGCAGCTACATCGGCGCCTACGGCCTCGACCCGGAGAAGGACCCCGACGACCGGCTCACCGGCACCTACACGCGCCAGTACGACAACACGATGGCCTCGCCGTGGCTGTGGAACAGCACCAAGAAGGTGTTCCTGTCCACCGAGGACGACCAGTCGGTGGCCGCCAAGCTCAAGTGGGTGGTCGACAAGGGCATCGGCGGCGTCATGTTCTGGGAGCTCGCGGGCGACTACGCCTGGGACCCGGCGCGCAACGACGGCAAGGGCGAGTACTTCATCGGCAACACCCTCACCACGCTGATCGACGACAAGCTCAAGACCGCCGCCCCGTACCAGAACCTCAAGTCCGACCACACCATGCCCACCGACGTCCTCAACGTGAAGCTCGACCTCGTCAACTTCCCGGTCGGTGACAACAACTACCCGATCACGCCCAAGCTGCGGATCACCAACAACTCCGGCCAGACCATCCCGGGCGGCGCCGTCTTCAAGTTCGACTACGGCACCTCGGCCCCCGCCACGATGACCCAGCAGTCCGGCTGGACGCTCTCGGTCCAGGCAGGCCACTCCGGCAGCAACGTCGGCGGCCTCAAGGGCGACTTCCAGCGGGGCACCCTCACCGTCCCGAACTCCTCCAGCATCCCCAACGGCGGCACGGCCACCGTCGCTCTCAGCTACCAGCTCCCCATCGTCACGCCCTCGAACTTCATCCTCACCTTCGGAGGCAAGTCCTACGCCCTGACGCAAGACAGCCCGAGGACGCCCTCGGCGGGCGGCGCGCGCCGCTGA
- a CDS encoding HAMP domain-containing protein, producing the protein MADIPGTPKIPAGGSTGRADADEAGLRRLLDGLTAVRDGDFGTRLPGDGEGLFGEIAVVFNGMVDQLALFTSEVTRVAREVGTEGRLGGQAEVPGVSGTWEDLTDSVNAMAGNLTTQVRDIAQVATAVARGDLSQKITVDARGEILELKDTVNTMVDQLSSFADEVTRVAREVGSEGRLGGQADVQGVSGTWRDLTDSVNFMAGNLTGQVRSIAQVATAVAQGDLSQKITVDARGEILELKTTINTMVDQLSSFADEVTRVAREVGTEGNLGGQATVRGVSGTWKDLTDNVNVMASNLTGQVRSIAQVATAVARGDLSQKITVEAKGEVAALAQTINTMVDTLSAFAGEVTRVAREVGTEGQLGGQAQVANVAGTWKDLTDNVNSMATNLTNQVRNIAQVTTAVAQGDLTKKIDVDARGEILALKTTINTMVDQLSAFAAEVTRVAREVGSEGRLGGQAEVEGVSGTWKRLTENVNELAGNLTRQVRAIAEVTSAVTSGDLTRSITVDASGEVAELKDNINLMVKSLRETTRANQEQDWLKTNLARISGLMQGHRELPVVADLIMDELTPLVAAQYGAFYLAEDNGGLELELVGSYGYPEDGDPAAASRPTRFRSGRSLVGQAARSRHTIVVEEVPAGYVTISSGLGAGAPASVIVLPIVVEDQVLGVIELASLRPFSAVQRDLLEQLRENIGVNVNTILANARTDELLAESQRLAGELRVRSEELQARQEELQSSNAELEEKAALLASQNRDIETKNLEIEQARQELEARAQQLTLASKYKSEFLANMSHELRTPLNSLLILAQLLSQNPSRNLTPKQVEYAGIIHSAGSDLLQLINDILDLSKVEAGMMDLTPERVPLRHLLEYVEATFRPLTSQKSLDFRIVTEPGVPEHVLTDGSRLQQVLRNLLSNAVKFTDSGGVELRIETADPAELPATMRMHGRALALRVIDTGIGIAEHQLETIFGAFQQADGTTSRKYGGTGLGLSISRELAFLLGGVIHADSAPGRGSTFTFYMPVARPDFQAGVLTVQTAATAGPDAQPAAAPEAAEETGDGPAPRPRAASAPSRARPRRLLVIEERQGGLMSLVAESAVADGRHASGDGGGVQIVTAVGAEEAAAVLAADPCHCVVLQLDMPGGAALRFLEAMDGDPALRGFPVLAHDNRRLDAEQERVLRERARTQPLELLRSLDELRERIALHLAAEQPGDVLPLVRAGAPRQGPAREADTSLAGRVALIVDDDSRNVFALTSILELHGIRVLHADDGRKGLQALAEHPGIDLVLMDVMMPEMDGYTATTLIRTMPEHADLPIIMVTAKAMPGDQDKSLASGATDYITKPLDADDLIACVRRCLQNGAAPGPEHPDGPARPNGAEPAPPDGGTG; encoded by the coding sequence ATGGCTGATATTCCTGGGACGCCGAAGATCCCGGCCGGTGGTTCCACAGGGCGGGCGGACGCCGACGAGGCGGGGCTGCGGCGGCTGCTGGACGGGCTGACCGCGGTCCGCGACGGCGACTTCGGCACCCGGCTGCCCGGCGACGGCGAGGGACTGTTCGGTGAGATCGCCGTGGTGTTCAACGGCATGGTCGACCAGCTCGCGCTCTTCACCTCCGAGGTCACCCGCGTGGCCCGCGAGGTCGGCACGGAGGGACGGCTCGGGGGGCAGGCCGAGGTCCCCGGGGTGTCGGGAACGTGGGAGGACCTCACCGACTCGGTGAACGCCATGGCGGGGAACCTGACGACCCAGGTCCGCGACATCGCGCAGGTGGCGACCGCGGTCGCCCGCGGCGACCTGTCGCAGAAGATCACCGTGGACGCGCGCGGTGAGATCCTGGAGCTGAAGGACACCGTCAACACGATGGTCGACCAGCTGTCGTCGTTCGCCGACGAGGTCACCCGCGTGGCCCGCGAGGTCGGCAGCGAGGGACGGCTCGGCGGCCAGGCGGACGTGCAGGGCGTCTCGGGGACCTGGCGGGACCTGACCGACTCGGTGAACTTCATGGCCGGGAACCTGACCGGCCAGGTGCGGTCCATCGCGCAGGTCGCGACCGCGGTCGCGCAGGGCGACCTGTCGCAGAAGATCACCGTGGACGCGCGTGGCGAGATCCTGGAGCTGAAGACGACCATCAACACGATGGTCGACCAGCTGTCGTCGTTCGCCGACGAGGTCACCCGCGTCGCCCGCGAGGTCGGCACCGAGGGGAACCTGGGCGGGCAGGCCACCGTCCGGGGCGTCAGCGGGACGTGGAAGGACCTCACCGACAACGTCAACGTGATGGCCTCCAACCTGACGGGGCAGGTCCGGTCGATCGCGCAGGTCGCCACGGCGGTGGCCCGCGGCGACCTGTCGCAGAAGATCACCGTGGAGGCCAAGGGCGAGGTCGCCGCGCTGGCGCAGACGATCAACACGATGGTCGACACGCTGTCGGCGTTCGCGGGCGAGGTCACCCGCGTCGCCCGCGAGGTCGGCACCGAGGGGCAGCTCGGCGGGCAGGCGCAGGTCGCCAACGTCGCCGGGACGTGGAAGGACCTCACCGACAACGTCAACTCGATGGCGACCAACCTCACCAACCAGGTCCGCAACATCGCCCAGGTCACCACCGCCGTCGCGCAGGGCGACCTGACCAAGAAGATCGACGTGGACGCCCGCGGCGAGATCCTGGCGCTGAAGACCACGATCAACACGATGGTCGACCAGCTGTCGGCGTTCGCCGCGGAGGTGACCCGCGTGGCCCGCGAGGTCGGCAGCGAGGGGCGGCTCGGAGGGCAGGCCGAGGTCGAAGGCGTGTCGGGGACGTGGAAGCGGCTCACCGAGAACGTCAACGAGCTGGCCGGGAACCTGACCCGGCAGGTCCGGGCCATCGCGGAGGTGACGAGCGCGGTGACCTCCGGCGACCTGACGCGCTCCATCACCGTGGACGCCTCCGGTGAGGTGGCCGAGCTCAAGGACAACATCAACCTGATGGTGAAGTCGCTGCGCGAGACCACCCGCGCCAACCAGGAGCAGGACTGGCTGAAGACCAACCTCGCGCGGATCTCCGGCCTGATGCAGGGCCACCGGGAGCTCCCCGTGGTCGCCGACCTGATCATGGACGAGCTGACGCCGCTGGTCGCGGCCCAGTACGGGGCGTTCTACCTCGCCGAGGACAACGGCGGCCTGGAGCTGGAGCTGGTCGGCTCCTACGGCTACCCGGAGGACGGCGACCCGGCCGCCGCGTCCCGGCCCACCCGGTTCCGGTCCGGGCGCTCGCTGGTCGGGCAGGCGGCCCGCAGCCGCCACACGATCGTGGTCGAGGAGGTACCCGCCGGGTACGTCACCATCTCCTCCGGCCTGGGCGCCGGAGCGCCCGCCAGCGTGATCGTGCTGCCGATCGTGGTCGAGGACCAGGTCCTCGGCGTCATCGAGCTGGCGTCGCTGCGGCCGTTCAGCGCCGTGCAGCGGGACCTGCTGGAGCAGCTGCGGGAGAACATCGGCGTCAACGTCAACACCATCCTCGCCAACGCCCGCACCGACGAGCTGCTGGCCGAGTCCCAGCGGCTGGCCGGGGAGCTGCGCGTCCGCTCGGAGGAGCTGCAGGCCCGGCAGGAGGAGCTGCAGAGCTCCAACGCCGAGCTGGAGGAGAAGGCGGCGCTGCTGGCCAGCCAGAACCGCGACATCGAGACCAAGAACCTGGAGATCGAGCAGGCGCGGCAGGAACTGGAGGCGCGTGCCCAGCAGCTGACCCTGGCGTCCAAGTACAAGAGCGAGTTCCTCGCCAACATGAGCCACGAGCTCCGGACCCCGCTGAACTCGCTGCTGATCCTGGCCCAGCTCCTCTCCCAGAACCCGTCGCGCAACCTGACCCCCAAGCAGGTCGAGTACGCGGGCATCATCCACTCCGCCGGGTCGGACCTGCTCCAGCTCATCAACGACATCCTCGACCTGTCGAAGGTCGAGGCGGGCATGATGGACCTCACCCCCGAGCGGGTGCCGCTCCGCCACCTGCTGGAGTACGTCGAGGCCACGTTCCGCCCGCTGACCTCCCAGAAGAGCCTCGACTTCCGCATCGTCACCGAGCCGGGGGTGCCGGAGCACGTGCTCACCGACGGCTCGCGGCTCCAGCAGGTCCTGCGGAACCTGCTGTCGAACGCGGTGAAGTTCACCGACAGCGGCGGCGTCGAGCTGCGGATCGAGACCGCCGACCCGGCCGAGCTTCCGGCCACGATGCGGATGCACGGCCGGGCCCTGGCCCTCCGGGTGATCGACACCGGGATCGGCATCGCCGAGCACCAGCTCGAAACGATCTTCGGTGCGTTCCAGCAGGCCGACGGCACCACCAGCCGCAAGTACGGCGGGACCGGGCTCGGCCTGTCGATCAGCCGGGAGCTCGCCTTCCTGCTCGGCGGCGTCATCCACGCCGACAGCGCTCCCGGGCGGGGCAGCACCTTCACCTTCTACATGCCCGTCGCCCGCCCGGACTTCCAGGCCGGTGTCCTGACCGTCCAGACCGCCGCCACGGCCGGTCCCGACGCGCAGCCAGCCGCCGCTCCCGAAGCCGCGGAGGAGACCGGGGACGGGCCGGCGCCCCGCCCGCGGGCCGCGTCCGCGCCGTCCCGGGCCCGGCCGCGCCGGCTGCTGGTGATCGAGGAGCGGCAGGGCGGCCTGATGTCCCTGGTCGCCGAGAGCGCCGTCGCCGACGGCCGCCACGCCTCCGGCGACGGGGGCGGCGTCCAGATCGTCACCGCGGTCGGCGCCGAGGAGGCCGCGGCCGTCCTCGCGGCCGATCCGTGCCACTGCGTCGTCCTGCAGCTCGACATGCCCGGCGGCGCCGCGCTGCGTTTCCTGGAGGCGATGGACGGCGACCCGGCGCTGCGGGGCTTCCCCGTCCTCGCGCACGACAACCGGCGCCTGGACGCCGAGCAGGAGCGCGTCCTCCGGGAGCGCGCCCGGACCCAGCCGCTCGAACTGCTGCGGAGCCTGGACGAGCTGCGCGAGCGGATCGCGCTGCACCTGGCGGCGGAGCAGCCCGGCGACGTCCTCCCGCTCGTGCGCGCCGGCGCCCCCCGCCAGGGGCCGGCCCGCGAGGCCGACACGTCGCTGGCGGGACGCGTCGCCCTCATCGTGGACGACGACTCCCGCAACGTCTTCGCCCTCACCAGCATCCTGGAGCTGCACGGCATCCGCGTGCTGCACGCCGACGACGGCCGCAAGGGACTCCAGGCCCTCGCCGAGCACCCGGGTATCGACCTCGTCCTGATGGATGTGATGATGCCGGAGATGGACGGCTACACCGCGACGACGCTCATCCGGACGATGCCCGAGCACGCCGACCTGCCCATCATCATGGTGACGGCCAAGGCCATGCCGGGTGACCAGGACAAGAGCCTCGCTTCGGGCGCGACCGACTACATCACCAAACCGCTGGACGCCGACGACCTCATCGCGTGCGTGCGCCGCTGCCTCCAGAACGGCGCCGCGCCCGGCCCGGAGCATCCGGACGGCCCGGCGCGTCCGAACGGGGCCGAGCCGGCTCCGCCGGACGGCGGCACCGGATGA